From Halomicrobium salinisoli, the proteins below share one genomic window:
- a CDS encoding type IV pilin, with the protein MSIRDLFERDDAVSPVIGVILMVAITVILAAVIASFVLNVGDQAQQSPPQASFDFEYQDNSGNDILTITHESGETVNPDNVYVKSTESFAAGPGNDSSTGSFSNTYSTLDLTADADGSGDWVDENLKAGVSFDIVGDSDLNSATVRLIYEHDGQTTTTIATWEGPDA; encoded by the coding sequence ATGTCCATCCGAGACCTCTTCGAGAGAGACGACGCAGTGTCGCCGGTCATCGGCGTGATCCTGATGGTCGCCATCACGGTCATCCTGGCCGCCGTCATCGCGTCGTTTGTACTGAACGTTGGGGATCAGGCACAGCAGAGTCCACCACAAGCGAGCTTCGACTTTGAGTACCAGGATAACAGTGGGAACGATATACTGACGATTACGCACGAAAGTGGTGAAACTGTCAATCCGGACAACGTGTACGTCAAGTCAACCGAGAGCTTTGCTGCCGGACCGGGTAATGATTCAAGCACCGGATCATTTAGTAACACATACAGCACCCTCGATTTAACCGCTGATGCAGATGGTAGTGGTGATTGGGTCGACGAGAATCTAAAGGCCGGCGTGTCGTTCGATATCGTCGGCGACAGTGATCTCAACTCTGCGACCGTTCGCCTCATCTACGAACACGACGGCCAGACCACGACGACCATCGCCACCTGGGAAGGTCCCGACGCCTAA
- a CDS encoding type IV pilin, with protein MPIRDFFERDDAVSPVIGVILMVAITVILAAVIASFVLNVGDQAQQSIPQASFDFSYDQDGSTGSADYDGSSNGLGTDGVLTITHTSGNTINGDRLTLNDKGPNGDDGPTDKFSDSSHADVGEVDAGTSVTVAVDSDDEVILIYTTASGGQSSTLATWEGPDA; from the coding sequence ATGCCCATCCGAGACTTCTTCGAGAGAGACGACGCAGTGTCGCCGGTTATCGGCGTGATCCTGATGGTCGCCATCACGGTCATCCTCGCAGCCGTCATCGCGTCGTTCGTTCTGAACGTCGGGGACCAGGCGCAACAGAGTATACCGCAAGCGAGCTTTGACTTCAGCTACGATCAAGACGGGTCAACCGGTAGTGCTGATTACGATGGCAGCAGTAACGGGCTGGGTACCGATGGCGTCCTTACGATCACCCACACGAGCGGCAATACGATCAATGGAGATAGATTGACACTGAATGACAAAGGTCCAAACGGAGACGATGGACCCACTGACAAGTTTAGTGATAGTTCCCATGCTGACGTCGGTGAGGTTGATGCTGGGACGTCAGTCACTGTTGCAGTCGATTCCGACGACGAGGTCATACTAATTTACACGACTGCGTCCGGCGGCCAGTCTTCGACGCTCGCTACCTGGGAAGGACCCGACGCCTAA
- a CDS encoding type IV pilin: MDLKKLFADDDAVSPVIGVILMVAITVILAAVIASFVLNLGDQAQQSTPQASFNFEYTNQTDDVLRVTHETGDTINSERLNMTVSGAEDGDNDKLVIQENPFWGDVNAGSWGEVNSTTLKDDTGGSINGVDLSGATVRVVYTAESGGSSSTLTTWEGPNA, encoded by the coding sequence ATGGATCTCAAGAAACTGTTCGCGGACGACGACGCGGTCTCGCCGGTCATCGGCGTGATCCTGATGGTGGCCATCACGGTCATCCTGGCCGCCGTCATCGCGTCGTTCGTCCTCAACCTCGGGGACCAGGCACAGCAATCGACGCCGCAGGCGAGCTTCAACTTCGAATACACCAATCAAACTGACGACGTGCTGCGAGTAACCCACGAAACGGGTGACACGATTAATTCCGAGCGCCTGAATATGACTGTTTCAGGAGCTGAAGATGGAGATAATGACAAATTGGTCATCCAGGAGAATCCATTCTGGGGCGACGTTAACGCTGGGTCGTGGGGAGAGGTGAACTCCACAACTCTGAAAGACGATACTGGTGGTAGTATAAATGGCGTTGATTTAAGTGGTGCAACGGTCCGTGTAGTTTACACTGCTGAGTCCGGCGGTTCCTCGTCGACACTGACGACCTGGGAAGGTCCGAACGCCTAA
- a CDS encoding DUF7344 domain-containing protein has translation MSKGSDTLQPVGADGAQLSKGEIFDVLQNERRRYVLQYLRRHGGPVELGDLATRVAAEEYECPTDSVSGKQRKRVYTTLQQTHLPKMDEAGIVEFDSDDGVIDTTQYTDELTVYLEIVPGKEFPWREYYLSLGAVSLAVVATLWADVYPVTVVPPLVWATVFAVILTVSAAYHTFLGRELTLSEYAARSDGDE, from the coding sequence ATGAGTAAGGGCTCCGACACCCTCCAACCAGTGGGCGCCGACGGCGCTCAGCTCTCGAAGGGAGAGATCTTCGACGTGCTCCAGAACGAGCGGCGGCGCTACGTCCTGCAGTACCTCCGCCGGCACGGCGGGCCCGTCGAGCTGGGCGACCTCGCGACGCGGGTCGCCGCCGAGGAGTACGAGTGTCCGACCGATTCCGTCTCGGGGAAACAGCGCAAGCGGGTGTACACGACGCTCCAGCAGACGCACCTCCCGAAGATGGACGAGGCCGGCATCGTCGAGTTCGACTCCGACGACGGGGTCATCGACACCACCCAGTACACCGACGAGCTGACGGTGTACCTGGAGATTGTCCCCGGCAAGGAGTTCCCCTGGCGGGAGTACTACCTCTCGCTCGGCGCGGTGAGCCTGGCCGTCGTCGCGACGCTGTGGGCCGACGTCTACCCCGTCACCGTCGTCCCGCCGCTGGTCTGGGCGACGGTGTTCGCCGTGATCCTCACCGTCTCCGCCGCCTACCACACCTTCCTCGGGCGGGAACTCACCCTCTCCGAGTACGCGGCCCGGAGCGACGGCGACGAGTGA
- a CDS encoding type IV pilin, translating into MNPKELFTDDEAVSPVIGVILMVAITVILAAVIATFVLGLGDQVSNTSPQTSFSFDYAEGDCRTDDCSGDSERDGGLDIIHDGGENIEAGELYVRGATDSAENGDWTTAGAGNYGEGSVISAGSGITVDVANGDTIRVVWEPSQGGSSATLATWEGPDA; encoded by the coding sequence ATGAATCCAAAGGAACTCTTCACGGACGACGAGGCGGTCTCGCCGGTCATCGGCGTGATCCTGATGGTCGCTATCACGGTCATCCTCGCGGCGGTCATCGCCACCTTCGTCCTCGGACTCGGCGATCAGGTCAGTAACACATCTCCGCAAACGAGCTTCAGTTTCGATTACGCTGAGGGTGACTGTAGAACTGACGACTGTAGCGGTGATAGTGAGAGGGACGGTGGTCTCGACATTATCCATGATGGCGGTGAGAATATCGAAGCAGGTGAGCTATATGTGAGAGGAGCAACAGATAGTGCTGAAAACGGCGATTGGACGACGGCAGGCGCTGGTAACTACGGCGAAGGGAGCGTCATCTCCGCCGGCAGCGGTATCACCGTCGACGTCGCGAACGGCGACACGATCCGCGTCGTCTGGGAGCCCTCGCAGGGCGGCTCCTCCGCGACCCTGGCGACGTGGGAAGGCCCCGACGCGTAA
- a CDS encoding monovalent cation/H+ antiporter subunit E has product MAESRRIVPVGESSTFRSTISHVTNELADEAPGELHLVYLAAWRDDDPHADRHRAAALNDLEQASVWAEADLEEAGATDVAVETAVLGTESYLFGPSDYVDQLTRYAAEHDVDTVVLDPEYAPVGNTAFLQPFEFELAESGLTVREAPVERPSRRVRVVNEITGKRFAAVFGVAFAFYMVLGDPTYWFDWVTGVASGLIVAITLSQVSLDRDPTATSLRRILRGVIYVPVLFWEILASNVVVARVILSPSLPIEPTMTRMHVLVGSGLPITTLANSITLTPGTLTVRARNANLYVHTLIPWAREGLFEGSLERWTRFIFYGRSAARTASPEERDDTAILQGEDADEPMPVDGDGEVVES; this is encoded by the coding sequence GTGGCTGAGAGCCGCCGCATCGTCCCGGTCGGCGAGAGCTCGACGTTCCGGTCGACCATTAGCCACGTGACCAACGAGTTGGCCGACGAGGCGCCCGGCGAGCTCCACCTGGTCTACCTGGCCGCGTGGCGGGACGACGACCCGCACGCGGACAGACACCGCGCGGCCGCCCTGAACGACCTGGAGCAGGCGTCCGTCTGGGCCGAGGCCGACCTGGAGGAGGCCGGCGCGACCGACGTCGCGGTCGAGACGGCCGTCCTCGGGACCGAATCGTACCTGTTCGGCCCGAGCGACTACGTCGACCAGTTGACTCGCTACGCCGCCGAACACGACGTCGACACGGTCGTCCTCGACCCGGAGTACGCGCCGGTCGGGAACACCGCCTTCCTGCAGCCGTTCGAGTTCGAACTGGCCGAGTCCGGCCTGACCGTTCGCGAGGCGCCCGTCGAGCGCCCATCGCGGCGCGTGCGGGTCGTCAACGAGATCACCGGGAAGCGCTTCGCCGCCGTGTTCGGCGTCGCCTTCGCCTTCTACATGGTGCTCGGCGACCCGACCTACTGGTTCGACTGGGTCACCGGCGTCGCCAGCGGGCTGATCGTGGCGATCACGCTCTCGCAGGTCAGCCTCGATCGGGATCCGACGGCGACGTCGCTGCGGCGGATCCTCCGCGGGGTCATCTACGTCCCGGTGCTGTTCTGGGAGATCCTCGCGTCCAACGTCGTCGTCGCGCGCGTCATCCTGAGCCCGTCGCTGCCGATCGAACCGACGATGACCCGCATGCACGTGCTGGTCGGGTCCGGGCTCCCGATCACCACGCTGGCGAACTCGATCACGCTGACCCCGGGGACGCTGACGGTCCGGGCGCGCAACGCGAACCTGTACGTCCACACGCTGATCCCGTGGGCCCGCGAGGGGCTGTTCGAGGGCTCGCTGGAGCGGTGGACCCGGTTCATCTTCTACGGTCGCAGCGCCGCCCGCACCGCCTCGCCGGAGGAGCGGGACGACACGGCCATCCTCCAGGGCGAGGACGCCGACGAACCGATGCCCGTCGACGGTGACGGGGAGGTGGTCGAGTCGTGA
- a CDS encoding cation:proton antiporter: MSVVDVTIAAGVTVGDFLLGSAAVLVLIAIGMFYRAIRGPTMQDRVLAVNVLGTNTVVILAMLGAALEEPTFLDIALVYALLNFLMAIAISKFTVERGGVL; encoded by the coding sequence GTGAGCGTCGTCGACGTCACCATCGCGGCGGGCGTCACGGTGGGCGACTTCCTGCTGGGCAGCGCCGCGGTGCTCGTGTTGATCGCCATCGGGATGTTCTACCGCGCCATCCGGGGACCGACGATGCAGGACCGCGTGCTCGCGGTGAACGTCCTCGGGACGAACACCGTCGTCATCCTGGCGATGCTCGGCGCCGCCCTCGAGGAGCCGACCTTCCTCGACATCGCCCTGGTGTACGCGCTGCTGAACTTCCTGATGGCCATCGCCATCTCGAAGTTCACCGTCGAGCGGGGTGGTGTCCTGTGA
- the mnhG gene encoding monovalent cation/H(+) antiporter subunit G yields MTDLLVVRAALIVLFVLAGLFFTFVSMTGVIRLPDVYSRAHTASQADTLGAGFALAGVALTLGWQGAGFKTVILLFFLFVTNPTAAHAIARAALEEGIVPWTEGDERR; encoded by the coding sequence GTGACCGACCTCCTGGTCGTGCGAGCGGCGCTGATCGTGCTGTTCGTACTCGCCGGCCTCTTCTTCACGTTCGTCTCCATGACGGGCGTGATCAGGCTCCCGGACGTGTACTCGCGCGCGCACACCGCCTCGCAGGCCGACACGCTCGGCGCCGGCTTCGCTCTGGCCGGCGTCGCGCTGACGCTCGGCTGGCAGGGCGCCGGCTTCAAGACCGTCATCCTGCTGTTCTTCCTGTTCGTGACCAACCCGACGGCCGCCCACGCCATCGCCCGGGCGGCCCTCGAGGAGGGCATCGTACCGTGGACGGAGGGTGACGAGCGACGATGA
- a CDS encoding DUF4040 domain-containing protein produces the protein MTGIATYALSITTVEASLMVFVVVTAIVTALARDVLSSIIVFGAYSLGMAALYTFYRAPDVAMTEAAISAGVTTVLLLLTIAKTSRIEYDVSFESVDWSAAGAVSLLGAGLLTTMTDMPVVGSMESPVWANPEVTQHYIENTYAETGVENTVMAVLASYRGFDTFGEAVVVFGAGVAAMLVLHREVFT, from the coding sequence ATGACCGGGATCGCCACCTACGCGCTGTCGATCACGACCGTCGAGGCGTCGCTGATGGTCTTCGTCGTCGTCACGGCGATCGTGACGGCGCTGGCCCGGGACGTGCTGTCGTCGATCATCGTCTTCGGGGCCTACAGCCTCGGGATGGCCGCGCTGTACACGTTCTACCGCGCGCCCGACGTGGCGATGACCGAGGCGGCCATCTCCGCCGGTGTGACGACGGTGTTGCTACTGCTGACCATCGCGAAGACCAGCCGGATCGAGTACGACGTCTCCTTCGAGTCGGTCGACTGGTCGGCCGCCGGCGCGGTGAGCCTGCTCGGCGCCGGGCTGTTGACCACGATGACCGACATGCCCGTCGTCGGGTCGATGGAGTCGCCGGTGTGGGCCAACCCCGAGGTCACCCAGCACTACATCGAAAACACCTACGCCGAGACTGGCGTCGAGAACACCGTGATGGCGGTGCTGGCGTCGTACCGCGGGTTCGACACCTTCGGCGAGGCCGTCGTCGTCTTCGGCGCCGGCGTCGCCGCCATGCTGGTCCTCCACAGGGAGGTGTTCACGTGA
- a CDS encoding MnhB domain-containing protein — protein MSDDRRGDAGDRGAHGRAGDGQSPEGDDGPVGPIGDGRTAEADDRVGSVRRQQTPYTESQVIMTTVKMVSPFVFSYGLFVTFHGGGSPGGGFQGGAIAAAVVLMVAFAFGIDATREWVSNNVLTALATGGVVVFAGIGLVGLARGGTFLEYQLLPIPHPVKYGMEGIEIGGIALIVGSVLVGLFFLLAAGYADEEAAVADGGADDNEVRDT, from the coding sequence GTGAGCGACGACCGCCGGGGCGACGCGGGCGACCGCGGCGCCCACGGACGCGCGGGCGACGGACAGTCCCCGGAGGGCGACGACGGCCCCGTCGGGCCGATCGGCGACGGCCGGACCGCGGAGGCCGACGACCGCGTCGGCTCGGTCCGGCGCCAGCAGACGCCCTACACGGAGAGCCAGGTCATCATGACCACGGTGAAGATGGTCTCGCCGTTCGTCTTCTCCTACGGCCTGTTCGTCACGTTCCACGGCGGCGGCTCGCCCGGCGGCGGCTTCCAGGGCGGCGCCATCGCGGCCGCCGTGGTCCTGATGGTCGCCTTCGCCTTCGGCATCGACGCGACCCGCGAGTGGGTCTCGAACAACGTCCTGACGGCGCTGGCGACCGGCGGCGTCGTCGTGTTCGCCGGCATCGGCCTCGTGGGGCTGGCCCGCGGCGGGACCTTCCTCGAGTACCAGCTCCTGCCGATCCCCCACCCCGTGAAGTACGGGATGGAGGGCATCGAGATCGGCGGGATCGCGCTGATCGTCGGCAGCGTCCTCGTGGGCCTGTTCTTCCTACTGGCCGCGGGGTACGCCGACGAGGAAGCCGCCGTCGCGGACGGCGGCGCGGACGACAACGAGGTGAGAGACACGTGA
- a CDS encoding cation:proton antiporter subunit C, whose translation MVVADVLTEQHAYVTFTVLLCIGLYMLIANDHLVKKIIGLNLFQTAIFLFFVASAYVDGGSVPIIPKKPPAGEVYVSPLPHVIVLTAIVVGVALTAVGLALCIRIYTEYGTLRVDVLREVMRDEGTLPGDEPDEVPTVEDGGESA comes from the coding sequence ATGGTAGTCGCCGACGTCCTGACCGAGCAACACGCCTACGTGACGTTCACCGTGTTGCTGTGTATCGGGCTGTACATGCTGATCGCCAACGACCACCTAGTGAAGAAGATCATCGGGCTGAACCTGTTCCAGACGGCGATCTTCCTCTTTTTCGTGGCCTCCGCCTACGTCGACGGCGGGTCGGTGCCGATCATCCCGAAGAAGCCGCCGGCCGGCGAGGTGTACGTCAGCCCGCTCCCGCACGTCATCGTGCTTACCGCCATCGTCGTCGGCGTCGCGCTCACCGCCGTCGGGCTGGCGCTGTGCATCCGCATCTACACCGAGTACGGGACGCTCCGCGTGGACGTCCTGCGCGAGGTGATGCGCGACGAGGGGACGCTCCCGGGCGACGAGCCCGACGAGGTCCCGACCGTCGAGGACGGGGGTGAGTCGGCGTGA
- a CDS encoding proton-conducting transporter membrane subunit encodes MTDVLLPLMIVAPILAATLALLLGLRYDRAGWPVAAGTTTVLVGMAAALARAVYPQIGGEGGRVIHELGGWERPYGIELVADELSAALVVLITLVSLATLVFARVAGPRGNAFYAGYLLLTGGVLGVALTGDMFNMFVFLEITGLTTYALVASDRAGASAYAALKYLMVGTVGASLYLIGVGYVFLATGSLNMIDLRSAIAEVGYTDPLIQAGFAFVVAGFALKIALFPMHTWQPDAYQRAPDAVTTYISALVSTAAAYALLRVTYTVFTVEFLARNDAITTGVMIAAGISIVAGSALAAMQTDLKRTFAYSSVAQFGMIAAAAMIANETALLGAIVHLLGHGLMKFGLFLAVGMLGLGYGVETIDDLASLARRAPYTTGAMTVLGLALVGVPPSIGMLGKWYIALGAVESGAAGDPAGLAVAGVIFVSTLLTLAYVGRIVEQLYFAGVDETGHDEGVHAADGGVAEGDRVAEDERAADDSVGLARPTEGAPEVPIPGVPDRVPPASLAVLVGATLVAVGLGFAGFLAFELFEPFIQEVFAYAGR; translated from the coding sequence GTGACCGACGTCCTCCTCCCCCTCATGATCGTCGCGCCGATCCTCGCGGCGACACTGGCTCTGCTGCTCGGCCTGCGCTACGACCGGGCGGGGTGGCCGGTCGCCGCCGGCACGACGACGGTTCTGGTCGGGATGGCCGCCGCGCTCGCACGTGCGGTCTACCCGCAGATCGGCGGCGAGGGCGGCCGCGTGATCCACGAGCTCGGCGGCTGGGAGCGCCCGTACGGCATCGAACTCGTGGCCGACGAGCTGTCGGCCGCGCTGGTGGTGCTGATCACGCTGGTCTCGCTGGCGACGCTCGTGTTCGCCCGCGTGGCCGGCCCGCGCGGCAACGCCTTCTACGCGGGCTACCTGCTGCTGACCGGCGGGGTCCTCGGCGTGGCGCTGACCGGCGACATGTTCAACATGTTCGTCTTCCTCGAGATCACCGGGCTGACGACCTACGCCCTGGTCGCGTCGGACCGCGCCGGCGCGAGCGCCTACGCCGCGCTGAAGTACCTGATGGTCGGGACCGTCGGCGCGTCGCTGTACCTGATCGGCGTCGGCTACGTGTTCCTGGCCACGGGGTCGCTGAACATGATCGACCTCAGGTCGGCCATCGCCGAGGTGGGCTACACCGACCCGCTGATCCAGGCCGGCTTCGCGTTCGTCGTCGCCGGGTTCGCGCTGAAGATCGCGCTCTTCCCGATGCACACCTGGCAGCCGGACGCCTACCAGCGGGCGCCCGACGCCGTGACGACGTACATCTCGGCGCTGGTGTCGACCGCCGCCGCGTACGCGCTGCTCCGGGTGACCTACACCGTCTTCACCGTCGAGTTCCTCGCCAGGAACGACGCGATCACCACGGGCGTCATGATCGCCGCGGGGATCTCCATCGTCGCCGGCTCCGCGCTCGCGGCGATGCAGACCGACCTCAAGCGGACCTTCGCGTACTCGTCGGTCGCCCAGTTCGGGATGATCGCCGCGGCGGCGATGATCGCCAACGAGACGGCGCTTCTCGGCGCCATCGTCCACCTGCTCGGCCACGGGCTCATGAAGTTCGGCCTGTTCCTGGCCGTCGGCATGCTGGGCCTGGGCTACGGCGTCGAGACGATCGACGACCTCGCCAGCCTCGCCCGTCGGGCGCCGTACACGACCGGAGCGATGACGGTCCTCGGGCTGGCGCTCGTCGGCGTCCCGCCCTCGATCGGCATGCTCGGGAAGTGGTACATCGCCCTCGGCGCGGTCGAGTCCGGCGCCGCGGGCGACCCCGCCGGCCTCGCCGTCGCCGGCGTCATCTTCGTTAGCACGCTGCTGACGCTCGCCTACGTCGGCCGCATCGTCGAGCAACTGTACTTCGCGGGCGTCGACGAGACCGGCCACGACGAGGGCGTCCACGCCGCCGACGGCGGCGTCGCGGAGGGGGACCGCGTGGCCGAGGACGAGCGCGCGGCGGACGACTCCGTCGGCCTCGCCCGCCCCACAGAGGGCGCCCCGGAGGTCCCGATCCCGGGCGTCCCGGACCGGGTCCCGCCCGCGAGCCTCGCCGTGCTCGTCGGCGCGACGCTGGTCGCCGTCGGGCTCGGGTTCGCCGGGTTCCTCGCCTTCGAGCTGTTCGAGCCGTTCATCCAGGAGGTGTTCGCCTATGCAGGTCGCTGA
- a CDS encoding cation:proton antiporter: MQVADLLELRPLLAVLVSVVATVLIVASHRRPNLREGWTILAAVTKFGIVLSMLPAVLDGRVFETSVVTFLPGVEFTLRADPLGMLFAVLASGLWIVTSFYSIGYMRGLSEPNQTRYFAAFAMSLSATMGIAFAANLVTIFVFYEILSIATYPLVAHDEDERARSAGRKYLAYTLFGGGVLVLAGTVMVYWLTAQYGGATVDFAGGGIPALAEAASQDPMMARIAFVLLAIGFGVKAGLMPLHQWLPEAMVAPTPVSGLLHAVAVVKSGAFGVSRVVLDVFGPEVVYELGVGIPLSILAAVTLTVASIIALRKDHLKQRLAYSTVSQLSYIVLGLGIFGWHGLVGALLHIPAHAFMKLTLFFCAGAIHVETHTDYISNMAGIGKRMPLTMIAFTVAAAGMAGIPLVAGFVSKYYMLIGGVQMGMELTPVGYYLAGALLLSGVLNIGYFWPVVYTAFFEAEDDHDAKPLVDFPLGGQRTSTIEDVRTDGGREDESDSDAESDSDAGSDDGADENLADEPEIRHPTLNDPDREFSDPADRIDTGDYAVDQHASDADVPHSEGDGATAAQGDDESGGETTEVAGDAQHQTVDHDAAPGHHGGPPAGGWERYRGLTALFGRESTWFMLAPILTAMGLAVLLGVVPDHMAFLELIELVVETRGVSP, encoded by the coding sequence ATGCAGGTCGCTGATCTACTCGAACTCAGACCGCTGTTGGCCGTGCTCGTATCGGTCGTCGCGACCGTCCTGATCGTCGCCAGCCACCGCCGCCCGAACCTCCGTGAGGGGTGGACGATCCTGGCGGCAGTGACCAAGTTCGGCATCGTCCTGTCGATGCTCCCGGCGGTGCTGGACGGGCGGGTGTTCGAGACGAGCGTCGTCACCTTCCTCCCCGGCGTCGAGTTCACGCTGCGGGCGGACCCCCTCGGGATGCTCTTCGCCGTCCTCGCCTCCGGGCTGTGGATCGTCACCTCGTTCTACAGCATCGGCTACATGCGCGGGCTCTCCGAGCCCAACCAGACGCGGTACTTCGCCGCGTTCGCGATGTCGCTGTCGGCCACGATGGGCATCGCCTTCGCGGCCAACCTCGTGACGATCTTCGTGTTCTACGAGATCCTCTCGATCGCCACGTACCCGCTCGTGGCCCACGACGAGGACGAGCGCGCCCGCTCGGCCGGCCGGAAGTACCTCGCGTACACCCTGTTCGGCGGCGGCGTGCTCGTGCTCGCGGGCACGGTGATGGTCTACTGGCTCACCGCCCAGTACGGCGGCGCGACGGTCGACTTCGCCGGCGGCGGCATCCCGGCGCTGGCCGAGGCCGCCAGCCAGGACCCGATGATGGCGAGAATCGCATTCGTCCTACTCGCGATCGGCTTCGGCGTCAAGGCCGGCCTGATGCCGCTGCACCAGTGGCTCCCCGAGGCGATGGTCGCGCCGACGCCCGTCTCCGGCCTGCTACACGCCGTGGCGGTCGTCAAGTCCGGCGCCTTCGGCGTCTCCCGGGTCGTCCTCGACGTGTTCGGTCCGGAGGTGGTCTACGAACTCGGCGTCGGGATCCCCCTCTCGATCCTCGCCGCGGTCACGCTCACGGTGGCGAGTATCATCGCGCTGCGGAAGGACCACCTCAAGCAGCGCCTGGCCTACTCGACGGTGTCCCAGCTGAGCTACATCGTCCTCGGGCTGGGCATCTTCGGCTGGCACGGCCTCGTCGGCGCCTTGCTGCACATCCCCGCGCACGCGTTCATGAAGCTCACCCTGTTCTTCTGCGCCGGCGCCATCCACGTCGAGACCCACACCGACTACATCTCGAACATGGCGGGCATCGGCAAGCGGATGCCGCTGACGATGATCGCCTTCACCGTCGCCGCGGCGGGTATGGCCGGCATCCCGCTGGTCGCCGGCTTCGTCAGCAAGTACTACATGCTGATCGGCGGCGTCCAGATGGGCATGGAGCTGACGCCCGTCGGCTACTACCTCGCCGGCGCGCTCCTGCTGTCCGGCGTGCTGAACATCGGCTACTTCTGGCCCGTCGTCTACACCGCCTTCTTCGAGGCGGAGGACGACCACGACGCCAAGCCGCTGGTCGACTTCCCGCTGGGCGGCCAGCGCACCTCGACCATCGAGGACGTCCGGACCGACGGCGGTCGGGAAGACGAGAGCGATTCCGACGCAGAGAGCGATTCCGACGCCGGGAGCGACGACGGCGCTGACGAGAACCTCGCCGACGAACCGGAGATCCGCCACCCGACGCTGAACGACCCCGACCGCGAGTTCTCGGACCCGGCCGACCGGATCGACACCGGCGACTACGCGGTCGACCAGCACGCCTCGGACGCCGACGTGCCCCACAGCGAGGGCGACGGGGCGACGGCGGCGCAGGGTGACGACGAGAGCGGCGGCGAGACCACCGAAGTGGCCGGCGACGCCCAGCACCAGACCGTCGACCACGACGCGGCGCCGGGCCACCACGGCGGCCCGCCGGCCGGCGGCTGGGAGCGGTACCGCGGACTGACTGCACTGTTCGGCCGCGAGTCGACCTGGTTCATGCTCGCGCCCATCCTGACGGCGATGGGCCTGGCCGTGCTGCTGGGGGTCGTCCCCGACCACATGGCGTTCCTGGAGCTGATCGAACTGGTCGTCGAGACCCGGGGGGTGAGCCCCTGA